GTAAGGAGGGTTGGAGATGGGAGTGTGGAATCCAGAATGAAGAGGCATTTAGATCCTGGCCCTGCCCTCTGGAAGCTTTTAGACTATAAAGGAATTTAAGGAACACACTCAGGACTGACAGATAGGGAAAATTGGTTTCAGCTGACTGTCAGGATGGGCTGTAAGTGctggtgggaaggggaggaaggttGGAGATGGGGATCAGTCAAGATGGCTTAAGAAAGTCTTCCTAGATCCAGGGTGGGGAAAGGTTGTAGAATAGGGCTGAGAGAGGCTGCAGGGTCAAGACTGTACAGAAAAGAGTGAGGAGGGCGTCCCTGGCAGGGTAGGTCACTTACCCAGGCCACAGGCTCATCCCAGGAAGGGTAAGTCAGGATGTGAGGAGCTGAGTTAGGAAGGAGGTGATGTATCTGAAAGTAGGGGGAGAATCAGGGTGGGGCTCTGACAGCTGGGTCAGAGAGTATGGACTGAATATAAACCATTAGAATAATTATAGATTATTGCACGATAATGGGCATATCTGAGCATGGTGTTTGAGGATGTTTAAACCATTGGAATAATTATAGATTATTGCATGATAATGGGCATATCTGAACATGGCGTATGAGGATGATTCTCTGTGTTGTTATAAACTGGATTTCTGGTAGGCTCTCTCAGATTCCCAATCATGGGTGTGCTTTCTCTTCTATATGTTTGGTTGATGTTCATTTCTGCCTGCTCCTGTGGAGTCATAAAACATGATTATTTAATTCCCAGACGTTTTGTTCTTTGGGTTGCTTCTCTGGTATCTTGATACTTTGTCTGTAGGCCCACTGTCCCTCATCTTCGGTAAAAGTGGAAAGAGCACAAGGACCACCCTGCACAACACAgatgagagaaatagaaattatcaaGCATTACCAGTCTCTGACCTTGCCATTCAGATGGTCCTCCTCTAGGATTCCTGCTCAGGGTCCATGATGGATCTCAGAAGGTGTATGACATTTTTTTTGAAGTGACCAACCTCAGAGAGTTGTGtgattcaacaaatgtttagAACCACTGTTGTGGTCTTTGTTGAGTGGTAGGTGGCTGGGTATGGTTCCCCAGAGAGAGAAACGTGGCAGAAGCATCCTTAGTGCCAACTGCAGGAGCCTCCAAAGACAGTTGAAGGggctgaaagagagagaggaattaGGAAAAGGGAAATGGGTTCAGAGGGAAATAGTAGGACAGGTGCCCCATCATCTCTGTTCTTCACCCTCTTTCTAGCAGGTATTCCTTCTTTGTATTCTCCATATCCTGGCAATTACAGGATTCCGGTTCCCCTTCAATTTAAATCAACTGAATGCCTGCCATTTATCAGGCTCTGTACCAGGTCCTCTCACAACATTATCTGCTGCAACTACTGTGTTGAACCTGCAGTGCACAGAGTGGAGTCAGTCCCTCCCTCAGTCATGGTGTGTTCCCATCATCACTTCCTGTCaggccccttttctttctttcctttttttattttttttttttaaattttcattatgtCTAGTTAGGCCCTTTTCAATGCATTTATTATCCTGTTTCATCCTTATCTCTATTTTCATTTACCCTCTGCATTGGAAGCATTTGCTTTAGTGTATTTAACAAATGCTCTTCCAGTCCATGTTCTATATTTGTTTTagatccattcatccattcaacaactACAGTGCCCAGTTGTGTGTGGGTATTCTGAATTATACGAAGATTGTGCTTCAGGGTGGTCCCCAGTGAcgctcccaccagcagtgtgtgataGTTTGTATCTTCTTATGGAATTCTCATGTTGACCCAGTGAGGAAGGTCAAGTAAGGTTCCCAGtggatgaagagactgaggcttagagatATTAAGGAAATTACCTGAGTTCATGTCATCACAAGGAATGGCCAGGGCTCACATCCAGCATTTCTGACCAAGTGTTCATTGTTCTTATCTCTATAGTACCCAGCACTGCCTGTTCCAGATGGGGCATCTGTAGAcaaagatactattattattattattattattattattgtattgagCCTTGCATTTCTTGATACCTGGTCTAACACAGTAAGCCTAGGACCCCCCATGTGTTAGCACCAGCATGGATGAGGAAGTCTAATTAGAGTCCTAGCATTTTAATGTGAATCATATGGAATAAAACTGTTTTCATTGTCTCATGAGGGTTGGCTAACAAGCTCGAGCTTTAGTGGATAATTTTGAGCCTGCACATTTATAAAGACTGACTGATTTTCAATGTTTGGTTACTTTGGACCAGATTTCAATATGAAGTACTAGGTAGATGATATTAAGTCCATATTGTTTGCTAGGCACTGAGCTACGTACTTACAGACAACATTTCACTTACTTCTCACAGCTGTGCTGTGAGTTATTTACTTTTACTCCCATATGACTGTTgtggaaactaaagctcagagcgGTAAACTAATTTGTCCAGAGTCACCGGGTGTGAGATTGAGGTGTGATTTGAACCTGAACAGTCTACCTACAGAGCCTTACTCCTAACTTCTGAACTGCACTGCATTCCTGTGAAGGAAGCTTTTAGAATCTCTTCCCCTTGAACTTGAGGACAATTTCTTCTCAGTTGGGTTTTTTAGAGCAATCATTGGAAGTACAGGGCTAGTGGACAAGAATCTCCAGAGGGAGAGGATCTGAAGTTTGAAAATGTCCCCAGGTGTCTTCATTATGTCTTCCTCTATCCCTAAAGTGAGAACCTCTGCCTTAGGACATCCTACCTGGATTATAGGGCCTGGGCATGATGCCTTCAAAAAAGTAGGGCTTCTCTAACTGGGTGTGGGTGGTTGGTTGCCCATAACCCCAGGCAGCCTGATATTTTTAACAGGTGTCCCTAAAGGCAAATGATTCTTTATCACCCTGTGTGACTCATAACCTGCCATGAATGATGGGCAGTCAAGGTTTTATCACAGTTGGTTTTCCCTTCACACTATGTATTTTGCTCGCCTTCTACAAGGAAGGTAATACCATGTATATCTTTACCTGAGCCTACATTATAAAGGTTTCTTGGTTACAAAGTATGTATCTATCTTCATGACCAGTAGATAGGGATTCTGGATTATGGCCTCTTTTAGGTTTCTCTTCTCAGCatgttcatttgttcaacaaatacttactgagtacctaccTCACAGTCTGATGGAGGAGACCAGCAGCTGACCTGGAATTTGGATACATGAGGATCAATGGCACATGGGGGAAGCTGGTCCTAGGAGAGCACATAGGAAGGGCAATGTAAGggtcaggggaggcttcctgAGGAAGCAAATGCTGAGCTGGAAACTGAAAGAGAAGTGGGGGTTAGCTAAATGAAGGGGCCAAGAGGGCATTAGAGGCAAGGGAACAGggtgagtgttgaattttgtggCTGGAGCAGGAACTGGGCAGGGGATGAGGCTGGAGGAATAAGCACAGGTCATATTATAAACAAAGGAAGGACTATGAAGGAAGGGAAGTGTGGAACCACGGAAAGGTTTGAAGCCTGGTTGTGGGTTGGGAACACCTCAGATAGTATAAAAAGATTCCATGAGTTAAGAATTGacactcaggggtgcctgggtggctcagtcattaagcttctgccttcggctcaggtcgtgatcatagagtcctgggatcgagccccgcattgggctccctgctccacggaaagcctgcttctccctctcccactctccctgcttgtgttccctctctcgctgtctctctctctgtcaaataaataaataaaatcttaaaaaaaaaaaaatttgacactCATTATCTATCTCCTGTGCTTGTTGGTAAATCATAACATTGGAACTGGTGAGTGGCAAATAAGGAGTCTAGATGGATTTGTAGACAAAAGGTCTGACCCATAACCCAGGGGTTCCTTTTGATCGTCTATAGAGAAGACTTCTTAATTTTGTCTTGatctttctgcctttaaaaacttctgagaacatttcttaaaattctcttaaaACTAAAGCACGAGTAAGGAGGAGAGTGGGGCTGCAtgactttgttttctctgttctccaCTTCTCATTTCCTAGGCATTGCTGTAAATTGTTCATCCAGAGCCTTGCTTCCCTTGTGGAAGGGGCCATTTGAAGAGAAGTAGGGGAGGAGGGGTAAGAGGGAGCCACACACAGAATTCCTTCATTAAGAAAACATTCAGACAACAGTTTGAATGAGTTAAAAATAACTCCTTGTGAAAAATTCATTGGGAGTTACAAGTGAGTGTTTTAATACAAGCTCACAGAGCAGGACAGACCAGGCCCCTGGCAGCTGACGTCCCAGATGGCTCAGGGTGTGTAGAGAGCACAGTGTGGCCAATGAGGAGACTGTCTGCAGAAGTGAGCTCACCTTCTCTCCTGGAACccagagagggaggagacagaaggaaTTGTTTTGGTTGAGAGCAACTGAGCTAAGtgactcatttcttttctccctacCTGTCACACTGTCATAACTGTGGACATAAAAAAGGTAGTGAATTTTTATCTAGTTGCTTTGGGGGCTATTCACAAAATAGCCTTTCtagctcctctcccttctcagtCATGGACCCTGGGTTGGCTGTTGCCCCTATTTCTCCAGTGTTTCCTTCCCAGGCAGCCTGGTCCTCTCCTTCTTGCAGGTGGTTATGAAGGccctgcccctttctccctcctcctctctgttcACAACGCCCCTGTGGGCCTAGGTGGGTAAAGGGAGGGGATGGACTCTACATTCTTGGTCATCAGTACAGCTGAATGGATGATGCAGAATGAGGAGAAAGGGGGCCAAATTGGCATCTAACCTTGGGTAGCAGATTTGGGGTCTAAGAGTTTTAAGACAGAGAGACCAATATTTGTATTTAAACTCTGATGATATATAAAGAATGGGTCTTTAATTGCAAAGAGGTATCTAGTCCATGAATTAATGTGTCATAACTCATGCTCAAGCAGCGCATACACATCCTGTGTATGAATTCTTGCACAATACATTCATGCTCTGTTGTGTCTTACTGCCTAATTAGCACATGAAGCTACATGACTTATGAACTCAAATGGGATTATGTTATGTGGtgtgtaaaaaaggaaaatgttggggtgcctgggtggctcagtcagttgagagtctgacacttgatatcggctcaggtcttgatatcaggatTATGAGTTTGGGCCCCGTGTTGGGCACCATGCTGGGCATTGAgcctactgaaaaataaaattaaaaaaaaaaagcagaatgttAGGAGGTATTTGGTACCTTTTCTGGAGGGAAAGCAGGATTGATTTTTCTATGGTGTCTTTTGGTGTCAGTTTCTATGACACTTTGGCTGCAACAAGTTACATGTGACTTTTGagttttggttggttggttgaacacattgttcagtaaatatttcttttttctctaggcGTTCTGGAAGGATAGCATTTACCAGatgaaaaatgaagcagcagcTCTGAAGCCTGAGCAACGGACCTCGGCAGCCCCAACCCAACCTGGCTTAACTCAGCCTCACTGAACCAGATCCAACACTCTTGGCTCCCTGGGCTTACTACAGCTCTCTGATTCTTAGAATCTTCTCAGTTCCAGCTAGAATGCTACGTCAGGCACTTCGCAGATTTGGTCGAAAGCTGGTATGCAGACGTCCGCTGGAGAAAAAAGTGTATGAGTTTAAATCTGGCATAAAACCGAGCACTCTGGACTTAGTGGCCCTTGGTGTGGGCCACACAGTGGGTGTTGGTGTGTATTTCTTGGCTAATGAGGTGGCCGGTAATCAAGCAGGACCATCCATTGTGATCAGCATTTTGGTGGCGGGCCTGACATCATTGTTGGCTGGGCTGTGCTATGCAGAGTTTGGTGCCTGGCTTCCCCATTCTGGCTCTGCATATCTCTACACCTATGTCACTATGGGTGAACTCTGGGCTTTCATCACTGGCTGGAACCTTATCCTCTCCCTTGTTGCTCGTGCAGTTATTGTGATCCAGGCCTGGACCTTAACTTTTGACATCTTGTATGGGAACAGGATCTCTGCGACCCTGCATGAGAGCATCTCACAACATGTTCCCCAAGTCATTGCAGACAATCTAGGCTACTTTGCTATGATCCTACTGTTGTTTACCATAGAAATTCAATATCTGATATATCATGACTACCACATAATTTTCAAACTGCTTACATTGGTAAAACTTTTGGTTCTCAGTTTTGTCATCATCTCTGGCTTCATAAAGGGGGACCTGCACAACTGGAAGCTCACAGAAGAGGACTACGTACAGGCTGGACTCAATGACACCTCTAGCTTGGGCCCTCTGGGCTCTGGTGGATTCGTGCCTTTTGGCTTTGAGGGGATTCTCCGTGGAGCAGCTACCTGTTTCTATGCTTTTATAGGCTTCGACAGTATTGTTACCAAAGTTGAGGAAGCCCAGACTCCCCAGCGTTCCATCCCCAAGGGCATTGTGATTTCACTGCTCATCTgctttttggtgtattttggagTCTCTGCAGCACTTACACTCATGGTGCCTTACTACCAGCTTCAACCTGGGAGCACCTTGCCTGAGGCATTTCTCCATATTGGCTGGGCCTCTGCCTATTATGTTGTAGCTTTTTCGATTTTCTTTAGTATTGCTATTGGCAGTTATATGAACTTTACATTCCCCATACGTCAGGTGACATTTATGATGGCAATGGACGGTCTCCTGTTCCCTGTTCTTGCCAGGTTCCTTTTCAGCGCATATGGCCGCTTCCTGACCACTGTGATCTTTGTCACTATTGCAGCAATCATGGCATTCTTCTTTGGACTCACTGATCTTCTGGACCTCAGTTCAATTGGGACCCTGATATCTTATTCCCTGGTAGCTTTTTGTCTTCTCATCATCAGGTATCAGCCTGAGTGGACGAATGAAGAAAACGAAGCACAGGTGCAGGAGGAGAATGGGGGAAATGAGGCGCAGGTGCAGGAGGAGAATTTGGGAAATGAAGCGCAGATGCAGGAGGAGAATGGATCTGCAGCAGAGAAGCTGACTCTACAGGGACTATTCTTTCcaggcagccccacccccactccactctCTGGCCAGGTTGTCGTTGTTTGCTCCTCACTGCTTGTTCTGCTGCTGACTCTTCTCTGCCTGGTGCTGGCCCAGTGGCCAGGTCTGCTCTCTGGAGACCCAGCGCCGATCACAGTGGTTGTGCTGCTCCTGGTGCTCATCACTGGGATCACTGGGGTCATCTGGAGGCAGCCACAGAGCTCCACTCCCTTTCCCTTTAAGGTCCCTGctgtgcctctcctcccactcctgaGCATCTTTGTGAATGTTTGCCTTATGATGCAGATGACAGCTGGAACCTGGCTGAGATTTGGTGTCTGGATGCTGATTGGGTTTGCTCTCTACTTGGGGTATGGGATCTGGCACAACCTGGTGGTTTAACCCCACTTAAAGGCCCAAACTGTAGACTCAGCAGTGAACTCAGCAGTGCCAGTACATAATCGGTTTGACATCATCACACCTGAAAGCAGTCTGGTCCCCTGCACAATAATGGGGAGTACTCTTGAGCACATGGAAATCTAGGGCTCCTATGAGCTATTGATGGGGAACACTAATAGAGCTCTGTATTTATGGTAGAGTGAAGGATGTGTCTTTGCTCTTCccccccttttcttctttactttctactttttaattatgTCTATAGCTGCTCGCTGGCTTTTACAAAATTAGTattaaaagaaacttgaaaaagtgttttccttttctttggttaaatatccACTAGTCAAGGAGGtgtctagctggctcagtcagtagagcatgattcttgatctcaggttggtgagtttgagctccacattagctgtagagatcacttaaaaaaaaatccagtagcagaattattggatcatacggtagtgctgttttaatttttttgaggaatctccacactgttttctgtaATGCCTGCACCAATtgacattcctaccaacagtgcatgaggattccttctTCTCTatatctttgtcaacacttgttattcttgtcttttttattttagccatcctgacaggtataAAGTGACATCTGATTGCACTTTTTTTAGAgtttaatatgtttaatttttttatgttcagttagccaacatatagtacatcatttgtatttccctgataattagtgatattaaacatcttttcatgtgtctgtggccatctgtatgtcttctttggaaaaatatctattcaggtcctctgtccattttttaattggatattttggggttttttttgtattgagttgtataagttctttatgtattttgagtattaaccctttattaatatatcatttgcaaatatcttctcccattcagtagattgcctttttttgttattgatgGTTACCTTTTCTGTgtaaaggtgtttttgttttgtgaactggaaaagatacatacacccctatgtttattgcagcattatttacaatagccaggatatggaagccacccaaatgtgcatcagtagatgaatggataaggaagatgtggtctatCTGCATATCCAATGGACTGTTAcccagccataaagaagaatggaatcttgccgtTTGTAACAACATTGGATGGACCAGGTGGGTATAATCCTAATTGAAATATGTCagtctgagaaaaacaaatgccgTATGTTTCACTCTTAtgtatattaaagaaataaaaaaattaaaatgataaaagaaaaaagagagacaaataacaataccaaaacaaaagcaaaaacaaaaacacaacacctTAGACCCCTAAATAAAGGGAACAAACTTATGGTTGACAAAGGGGAGATGGGTAGGAGAATGGGTGATTtaaataaagggaattaagagtatgCTAAtattgatgagcactgagaaatacgTGGAATTGTAgaatcattgtattgtacacctgTGAATAATACATTAACACTGCATGTTCAttatacttacattaaaaaaaaaaaagaaactagaaaaagaccccccccccccaaaaaagatgaaatatggCCCTTGCCATTAAGCAGCTTATATTCTAATACAAGGGGTAAAGCATAGCTGTAACACAAAGTAGAAAGTGTTGTcataagtaatataaaaataaaatgtcttggGAATCCAGAGTGGAAGATGATCATTTGTGGCTGGTACAGAGGTGAAAGTTGATTGGTGAAATCAGAGAACACTTTGTAGAGGAATGGTTTTGAGTTGGCTCACTTCAGGGATGGGATTTGCCACATCGGGGCAGCAGGGAGAGTGTAGGCAGTGAGAGCACCaggaggaaaagcagaggaaaaggaagcagcGTTCAGAGCACACTGAGCAGGTTGTGTAGCTTGAGCCTTGGCTCTGTGAGGGGGCAACAGAGCATGCACAGGTGGATTGGAGCCGAGCTTtcctctgagcacagagcactTTGGCTTTGAACCCACTGCCCATGCTGAAAATCCCTGGGTTGGTACTTCTTTTAGCAACATCTGCATTCTTGGACTTTAAAATTTCTCTACTGTTGTCTGCTTTGGTCCACCTCTGCAGAAAGTGCACAGTTGAGAGCCATGTGTCCTGGGTTCTGGTCCTGTTTCCACCACTAAGTAGcaatgtgaccttgagcatgCCTCTCAGTTCCTTCCATGCTCTGCTTACTTATCTGTAACATGGGAGGTCACAACTGATCATCTCTCATGttccatttccttaaaaaaattctaggatTTCCTCTGGTTCTTCTGTCCTGCTATTCTCTTAACTAGGTCTCTCTTCTGCACATGATCTGTACCCGCATCCTTCCCACCTTTCTCTACAACCTATTATTGGAGCTGTAGAGGTCCAATGAATAacaccccatttccccctcctgtGTTTGGAACCTATTGATAATCACGACATAGACAGAGATGATTAAACCATCAGCTGTATAACTACAGCCTAATTGGCTTGCTAATCCTGCATCACTAAATTAGACAGACTTACTCCTCATCACAAGAAGTCCTGAGCATCCCTCGCCTGCCATCACAGGAGAGTCTGCTTTTATTAGTCTTTCTCCTCTATCAGGATGAATTACATGTGGCCAGTGGGCAGGTTTGTTCTggaccaaaaaaaacaaaaaaacaaaaaaacaacaaaacactggAAGAAGCTAACCAGGCATGCTTGGTGTTATGTCTTCACTTCATTAATCAAGGTCCCAGAGAGAGAGGGCCCCATGGAGAGTGGCGAGGAATAGTACTCTGCTCAGTGGTGTTCAAACTTCAGGGGGTGCCATgacacctggagggcttgtgaaaacagattgctgggcccctgTCCCCAGCGTTTGGAATTCAGGAGGTCTGGGTGGGCCCCAGAACTTGtacttctaacaagttcccaggtgatgctgatgccgctggtccacagaccacacacTGAAAACCAAAGCTCCACCTGAAGCCTCTTCACATGTAAAGATgaagtgaaggaaacaaaggTGCCTTTGTACACTCACCTTCAtttaatgaaacatttattttaaaataccatcgTTAATCCTTTCACAGTGGGCAAattataatcatttcacaattatatgtatatcaaattaacactatgtacactttaaatatcttacaattttatatgtcGACTGCACACTaataaatctgaaattaaaaaaaaaaatagcataccacaattttgtgtgtgtctttcttttcttttcttttgttctttattagACACCATAGGTACATAGTGTATCCTGTTCACTCCCCCAGAGCATCCAGCTGGGGACAAGGAACATAATGAGCATTTGATAAACTCATGTTAAATTGAATTGAGCCTTACACATTTCACTGGTACAGAAAATTCTCCTTCCTTTCAGGCTAGCACTGTGCTACTTCTTTAAAATTGTCTTCTGAGAGACTTCCTTGAAAAACAGCATTTCTTTCCATCCAGAATTGTCTGTACCTGGCGTCTAGAACTGTACCCAGGCActtctaattttgcttttgtgtgGCTATGCCTGAGTTCCTGTGACTATCCTGTCTTTTCCATCAGAGTGGAATCTTGCTCAGGGCAAAGAGTAGGTTCTACATTTCCTCTAGATCCAACAGTAAGAACAGTGTTGTTCATTCAAAGAGCAACAGGGAAAATACAGACCTGGGGCAGGAGAAGGCCTGACATGACCTCCCCTAGTCCTGCTCCATCTCTTCCCATGGGAGGTAGGGAGGGGTTACAAAGAGTGAAATTGATATAAGACCCAACCAGTTCTTCCTGATTCCAGGGAATCCCTGAAGAGGAGACTAGCTCCAGCGTGGGCGCAACAGGCATCCTTCTTGACACAGTCAGTTTTATGCTTTGGTATAGGAGGACCAGAgtttttctattgtatttatgCATGGGGCCTgacctgggagggaaggagagaagatacTTTCTTATTTGCTGAGTTTCTCATCTTCCTAAAGGATGTAGGTGGTTGCAGGGAAGACTGCCAGAGGTAAGATTACCCATATACTTACCTACTCCTTTAGATGCTTCTTTGAGGGACTGGTGCAAAAACCTTGTGAGAGCATCTATGATTCTTTGGGGAGAGAGAATTGATACCATACGTGGGGAGAAAAATGGACTGAAATAGGAGGGTTAATAACTGGATAGGAATTGAGGCATCATTATTCTGGAAGGGAAGGTATGAGTTGAAACTGAGAAAGAGGTATTGGTCAAGAAACACTTCCTGGAGAAGGTTTTCTATGGAgcaatttaggaaataaaagagagataggtgagttggaaaaagaaatgggacaGTAATTCTAGTTACATGGACCTTTAAGAATCATGAATTAATGAAACTCTTGTGATGGATATGTTTTTTCACATATGAAGGGAATTTATGAGCCAGCTTTGTACTGTGTATCATGCCATGGAGTGAGATTCCTGAATCAGGAACTGATGAGATATGATTCTCTTTGCCATCCGGAGGATAGACAGAGAGAAAGGTGCGGACAGATGTACTCTTCCAGGGACACAGTTGTAGCAACTGCCACAGTCATATAGATCCTGCtcttcaaagtgtggtccatggaccagaaGCCAGGGTGTCCCCTGGgagcttcttagaaatgcagattctcaggcccccaTGCAAtgtgctgaatcagaatctgcatttttagcaaGCTCCCAAGTGACTTATAAGGTCTTTTAGGTTTGAGAAGCACTCACCTTAAATGTTGGATGACAGGTATCTGGCCTCAGATGAGCCCTATGGAAGGTGTGAAAACTTTGGAATTGGGAGTCAAGAGGAGGGGCCTAGGCTGGGGAAGTtgaatttggggaggagggagaagcgtGGGGTCTGACTGCCCTCCTGTCCCCAGGCCTCCCTCACCAGTCACTATGGCAGGGTTTAGCACTCTGCCCACTGTGGGAAAAAGCCTGCGGTGCCCTCGTTCAAGTCTGCCTGGTCCTCAGGGTTCCTCTGTGGCAAGTATTGGGTGGGTGGCAACCGCTGCCAATTCTATTTCCCCTCCTTCATATGATGGCCTGAAAGGGACTGGGAAGGTCATATTAGTCATGCCCTGACTCAGGGCAGTACTGTCCCTTAATCAAATGAGTGATAAAGTGATGACCCTAATTGAGGAGGCTCTGGAGGTTGGGGGATGAAATAGGAGTTCTTAACTATCTGTCCTGGAAATTAGGATACTTTCATCTTTCAAATGCTTTCAGGAGAAACAAGATGTCTACATAAGGGGTTATACCCTAATAGGGACCAAATTATGCTTTTTAAGGGATctttgatgattctttttttgaaaagattttatttatttatttatgagagagagagagagagtgagaaagagcatgagaggcgagagggtcagagggagaagcaggctccctgccgagcagggagcccgatgtgagacttgatcccaggactccaggatcatgacctgagccgaaggcagtcgcttaaccagctgagccacccaggcgccctctttgatGATTTTTAATGGGTTAATA
The sequence above is drawn from the Neomonachus schauinslandi chromosome 5, ASM220157v2, whole genome shotgun sequence genome and encodes:
- the LOC110580807 gene encoding cationic amino acid transporter 3-like; protein product: MLRQALRRFGRKLVCRRPLEKKVYEFKSGIKPSTLDLVALGVGHTVGVGVYFLANEVAGNQAGPSIVISILVAGLTSLLAGLCYAEFGAWLPHSGSAYLYTYVTMGELWAFITGWNLILSLVARAVIVIQAWTLTFDILYGNRISATLHESISQHVPQVIADNLGYFAMILLLFTIEIQYLIYHDYHIIFKLLTLVKLLVLSFVIISGFIKGDLHNWKLTEEDYVQAGLNDTSSLGPLGSGGFVPFGFEGILRGAATCFYAFIGFDSIVTKVEEAQTPQRSIPKGIVISLLICFLVYFGVSAALTLMVPYYQLQPGSTLPEAFLHIGWASAYYVVAFSIFFSIAIGSYMNFTFPIRQVTFMMAMDGLLFPVLARFLFSAYGRFLTTVIFVTIAAIMAFFFGLTDLLDLSSIGTLISYSLVAFCLLIIRYQPEWTNEENEAQVQEENGGNEAQVQEENLGNEAQMQEENGSAAEKLTLQGLFFPGSPTPTPLSGQVVVVCSSLLVLLLTLLCLVLAQWPGLLSGDPAPITVVVLLLVLITGITGVIWRQPQSSTPFPFKVPAVPLLPLLSIFVNVCLMMQMTAGTWLRFGVWMLIGFALYLGYGIWHNLVV